The following DNA comes from Candidatus Nitrosotalea okcheonensis.
ATCATGATTTGATAAAACAATACAGATCAAGCGTGATGGTTTTCTTGGCTGATGCACGGGGACTTTCTACAAGTCCGGCAGCACTTGATAATGCAATCACACATCTCGGCATGATGATGCATAATACCATGTCAAATAATACCGTGACGGGTTATATGGCCACTAGGAACAATACACATTGTGTCAATCCGCCTGGCGGACCTGCAATCTGTTAAGTTCTTCTCTGACAACTCCACAAGATATTTTACTAGTCCATAAATTTTACAAATAAAATGAAATCGATAAATTTCACACTTCTTGCCGATGAATCACTTGCAAAGGATTTTGGGAAAAAAGGTACGGCTACTGACATTACAATTTATGACAGAAAAGAATCTGGAGTTTTACGGACCTGGACTGTGCCAACCTCATTTCCAGACAAAATCCAATCATTGTTTCAGGCCATAAACATGGGCGAGTATGTAATATTTCATGTAACAAAACTCGATAAATTTACAGGCGAGCAAATAATTGCACTTGATATGCTTGGTAAAAAACAAGGAATTCTTTCGCACTCTTTTGATGTTGACAAGAACATGCTGCTTTCAATGATAAAAGGAACAGTTGTAGAGCAATACAAATTGGTAGACACTGAAAACCTAAAAAAGGAAATTGATCTGCTGGAGCCGGTTTCAAAAGATGGTAATCCGCAAATTGTAATAGATCATTGTTTTGATGTCAAAGGTGTAGGTACAGTAATTCTTGGCAAAATAGCACAGGGCAAGATCAAAGTATATGATAACCTCAAACTGTTTCCAAAAGG
Coding sequences within:
- a CDS encoding EF-Tu/IF-2/RF-3 family GTPase: MKSINFTLLADESLAKDFGKKGTATDITIYDRKESGVLRTWTVPTSFPDKIQSLFQAINMGEYVIFHVTKLDKFTGEQIIALDMLGKKQGILSHSFDVDKNMLLSMIKGTVVEQYKLVDTENLKKEIDLLEPVSKDGNPQIVIDHCFDVKGVGTVILGKIAQGKIKVYDNLKLFPKGTDIMIKSIQMHDDTVEDAVSPARVGLAVKGVVTDDVQRGDVLCMPNTMMISQEIEVDYVQNKFFKDKVSENQMFLVSIGLQIRPVKIVSLNPMKLLLGKSAVYEKGDTCVILKPESTSIRIVGSGKITK